The following proteins come from a genomic window of Frankia casuarinae:
- a CDS encoding helix-turn-helix domain-containing protein, producing MPRRPPSARARGLGAELRDLRLGLGKTSRAVAEGLGWSPSTLSRLENGLRGITVEDVAALLVVYQVTGPERDRLLALAREVDRPGWWETGLPGLPNQLTALIGFESQAERITEVGMLLVPGLLQTTEYARAVMVGGDVPAHEIEARVVTRLGRQALLSRADPPELHVIIDESVLRRPVGGPAVMAAQLQHILTAASRPTITVQVLLSALGAHLGTAGSFVLLEFLKAHAIVHLEHLRSSLFVDEPGDVAPFMQARDTLAQQALDPTASADLLASVADEYQGR from the coding sequence ATGCCTCGGCGTCCACCGTCGGCGCGTGCCCGTGGGCTCGGCGCTGAACTTCGCGACCTGCGTCTCGGCCTCGGGAAGACCAGCCGCGCTGTAGCCGAAGGCTTGGGGTGGTCTCCCAGCACACTTAGCCGGCTGGAGAACGGCCTACGCGGCATCACGGTCGAAGACGTCGCGGCGCTGCTGGTCGTCTACCAGGTCACCGGTCCGGAGCGAGATCGCCTCCTCGCGCTGGCGCGGGAAGTCGACAGGCCCGGCTGGTGGGAGACCGGCCTGCCGGGACTGCCCAACCAGCTCACGGCGCTCATCGGCTTCGAGTCGCAGGCCGAGAGGATCACCGAGGTGGGCATGCTGCTTGTGCCCGGCCTGCTCCAGACCACGGAGTACGCCCGCGCCGTCATGGTCGGCGGAGACGTCCCCGCCCACGAGATCGAAGCGCGGGTGGTTACCCGACTCGGCCGGCAAGCGCTCCTGAGTCGCGCAGACCCGCCCGAGCTGCATGTGATCATTGACGAGTCCGTTCTACGCCGCCCGGTCGGCGGCCCCGCCGTGATGGCCGCGCAGCTACAGCACATCCTCACCGCGGCATCCCGGCCCACGATCACCGTGCAGGTTCTCCTCAGCGCACTCGGGGCGCATCTCGGCACCGCCGGGTCGTTCGTGCTACTGGAGTTCCTCAAGGCGCACGCCATCGTCCACCTCGAACACCTACGCTCCAGCCTGTTCGTCGACGAACCCGGCGACGTCGCCCCGTTCATGCAGGCCCGGGATACGCTGGCACAACAGGCTCTTGACCCCACCGCATCAGCGGACCTGCTGGCATCCGTCGCAGACGAGTACCAAGGGAGGTGA
- the argS gene encoding arginine--tRNA ligase yields MDTRTREDFSVTAQTVRSLINQVEIAVSAAIDRVLPEAAGADPVVRPSEHADFQSNAALALAKRARTKPADLATAVADALRADGSTAVADVTVSGPGFLNLALADATVWTQVAARLADPRLGIDLPEQSRRTVIDYSGPNIAKEMHVGHLRTTIIGDALARVLGFLGAEVIRQNHLGDWGTQFGMLIQYLDEHPDATWHSDDLAPGTSTVSALDSLYRAARKEFDADPGFADRARARVVALQAGDEDTVARWREIVAESEVAFRQIYDRLGVLLEPSDSAGESFYNDRLLDIVDELTAAGIAQDSEGALVVLSQEVTGPDGDPATLMVRKTDGGYGYDTTDLATIRYRIRDLHADRLLYVVDARQALHFRLVFETARRAGWLTDAVDVAHVAFGTVLGPDGRPFKTRAGDTVKLMDLLDAATGKARATVAEKDHALTDDDLDHIAEAAGIGAVKYADLSTSRTKDYVFDVDRMVSFDGNTGVYLQYAHTRIQSILRKAGDMTATVDVALALHPAERALALQLDAFGGALTEVARLLEPHRLCNYLYELARAFTDFYEACPVLQADPSTRANRLALCHLTARTLRQGLDLLGIAAPERM; encoded by the coding sequence ATGGACACGCGAACCAGGGAGGACTTCAGCGTGACCGCGCAGACCGTACGCTCGCTCATCAACCAGGTCGAGATCGCCGTATCCGCCGCGATCGACCGTGTGCTGCCCGAGGCGGCCGGCGCCGACCCGGTGGTGCGTCCCTCGGAACACGCGGACTTCCAGTCCAACGCCGCGTTGGCCCTGGCGAAGCGAGCCCGCACCAAGCCTGCCGACCTGGCCACCGCGGTTGCGGACGCGCTTCGTGCCGACGGCTCGACGGCCGTCGCGGACGTGACCGTTTCCGGCCCCGGCTTCCTCAACCTGGCCCTCGCCGATGCCACGGTCTGGACACAGGTCGCGGCGCGGCTAGCCGACCCACGGCTCGGTATCGACCTGCCGGAACAGAGCCGCCGCACCGTGATCGACTATTCCGGGCCGAACATCGCCAAGGAGATGCACGTCGGCCACCTGCGCACGACGATCATCGGTGACGCGCTCGCCCGGGTGCTCGGCTTCCTCGGCGCCGAGGTCATCCGACAGAACCATCTCGGTGACTGGGGCACCCAGTTCGGCATGCTCATCCAATACCTTGACGAGCATCCAGACGCCACCTGGCACAGCGACGACCTCGCGCCTGGAACGTCGACGGTCTCCGCGCTTGACAGCCTGTACCGGGCCGCGCGCAAGGAGTTCGACGCCGACCCCGGGTTCGCTGACCGTGCACGGGCCCGTGTCGTCGCGTTGCAGGCTGGCGATGAGGACACCGTCGCCCGGTGGCGGGAGATCGTGGCCGAGTCCGAGGTCGCCTTCCGGCAGATCTACGACCGGCTTGGCGTCCTCCTCGAACCATCGGACTCCGCGGGCGAGTCCTTCTACAACGACCGCCTACTCGACATCGTTGACGAGCTGACCGCGGCCGGGATCGCGCAGGACAGCGAAGGCGCGCTGGTCGTCCTCTCCCAGGAAGTCACCGGCCCCGACGGCGACCCGGCCACATTGATGGTCCGCAAGACCGACGGCGGCTACGGCTATGACACCACCGACCTGGCCACCATCCGCTACCGCATCCGCGACCTGCACGCCGACCGGCTCCTCTACGTTGTCGACGCCCGCCAAGCCCTCCATTTCCGGCTGGTGTTCGAGACCGCGCGCCGCGCCGGCTGGCTCACCGATGCAGTCGACGTCGCGCACGTCGCGTTCGGTACGGTCCTCGGCCCCGACGGCCGACCCTTCAAGACCAGGGCCGGCGACACCGTCAAACTCATGGATCTTCTCGACGCCGCGACCGGCAAGGCGCGAGCCACCGTCGCCGAGAAAGATCACGCCCTCACCGACGACGACCTCGACCACATCGCCGAGGCCGCCGGTATCGGCGCGGTCAAATACGCGGACCTGTCGACCAGCCGCACCAAGGACTACGTCTTCGACGTCGACCGGATGGTCTCCTTCGACGGCAACACCGGCGTCTACCTCCAATACGCCCACACCCGTATCCAGTCGATTCTCCGCAAGGCCGGCGACATGACGGCCACCGTCGACGTGGCCCTGGCTCTGCACCCAGCGGAACGCGCTCTCGCACTCCAACTCGATGCCTTCGGCGGCGCCCTCACCGAAGTCGCCCGCCTGCTCGAACCCCACCGGCTGTGCAACTACCTCTACGAACTCGCCCGCGCCTTCACCGACTTCTACGAAGCCTGCCCCGTCTTGCAAGCCGACCCCTCAACCCGTGCCAACCGTCTCGCTCTGTGCCACCTCACGGCCCGGACCTTGAGGCAAGGACTCGATTTGCTGGGGATCGCGGCACCGGAACGGATGTAG
- a CDS encoding nucleoside deaminase, producing MGAVPIPTAQYEPWMRRALKLATTLPDPGADDPPVGAVIYGPDGTEIAAAHHDRERTADPTAYAEILALRQAAQALGTWRLTDCTLVTTLEPGTMSAGAIVLARIPRLIIGTWDKYNGAVCSLWDVVRDRRLNHFVEVIPDVLKDECDALLDSYLDSPSNLARG from the coding sequence ATGGGTGCCGTGCCGATCCCCACCGCCCAGTACGAACCGTGGATGCGTCGTGCTCTCAAGCTGGCCACGACCCTCCCTGACCCCGGAGCCGACGACCCGCCGGTCGGGGCAGTCATCTACGGACCGGACGGGACCGAGATCGCGGCAGCACATCACGACCGCGAACGCACCGCGGATCCCACCGCCTACGCCGAGATCCTCGCGCTCCGCCAGGCAGCCCAGGCGCTCGGAACCTGGCGCCTCACCGACTGCACCCTCGTAACCACCCTCGAACCAGGCACCATGTCTGCCGGCGCGATCGTCCTCGCCCGCATACCACGCCTCATCATCGGCACCTGGGACAAATACAACGGCGCGGTCTGCTCCCTCTGGGACGTCGTGCGCGACCGTCGTCTCAACCACTTCGTTGAAGTCATCCCCGACGTGCTCAAGGACGAGTGCGACGCCTTGCTCGACTCCTACCTCGACTCGCCGAGCAACCTCGCCCGAGGCTGA
- a CDS encoding ISAs1 family transposase, whose protein sequence is MPVGALSRDAAGVVGAGAVSREGIWQRLHAMGEHRGRRGRVYPLAVLAAVWLCALTAAGHDRVTAVIEWLAGTTEEERRRLRLPYDPFDGYRLPSESTIRRFLNDTDDARLARALLDPPLADPAPPKPASPEAAGEAVRAVYALDGKTSRGAKRADGRQVQLVGVADQATGRLVNQHEVDSKSNETKAFRPVLEPLDLACDLLTFDALHTVRDHLDWLVTDKKAHYLAVVKGNQPTLRAFLAALPWADVPVADTTHDHGHGRDETRTLKAATVEHAEFPHARQAVRIQRWRREKGRKPSRETVYGITDLAFEQASAGFLADAARGQWIIENRQHHVRDVTFGEDASRSRTRRGPANLAIFRATVAHAVRAAGHRYVPAGRRACKTATAALDLHGFP, encoded by the coding sequence GTGCCTGTGGGGGCATTGTCGCGTGACGCGGCCGGTGTGGTGGGAGCCGGCGCGGTGTCGCGTGAGGGAATCTGGCAGCGGCTGCACGCGATGGGCGAGCACCGGGGCCGACGTGGGCGGGTCTACCCGCTGGCGGTGCTGGCGGCGGTGTGGCTGTGCGCGCTGACCGCGGCGGGCCATGACCGGGTCACCGCCGTGATCGAATGGCTCGCCGGCACCACGGAGGAGGAACGGCGCCGGCTGCGGCTGCCGTACGACCCGTTTGACGGCTACCGGCTGCCGAGCGAGTCGACGATCCGCCGGTTCCTCAACGACACCGACGACGCGCGGCTCGCCCGCGCACTGCTCGATCCGCCGCTGGCCGACCCGGCCCCGCCGAAGCCGGCGTCACCCGAGGCGGCGGGAGAAGCGGTGCGGGCGGTCTACGCACTGGATGGGAAGACCAGCCGCGGCGCGAAGCGCGCCGACGGGCGGCAGGTCCAACTGGTCGGGGTCGCCGACCAGGCGACCGGCCGGCTGGTCAACCAGCACGAGGTGGACTCGAAGAGCAATGAGACGAAGGCGTTCCGCCCTGTCCTCGAGCCCCTCGACCTTGCCTGCGACCTGTTGACCTTCGACGCTCTGCATACCGTGCGCGACCATCTCGACTGGCTGGTCACCGACAAGAAGGCCCATTACCTTGCGGTCGTGAAGGGCAACCAGCCAACGCTGCGCGCGTTCCTGGCCGCGTTGCCGTGGGCGGACGTCCCGGTCGCCGACACCACCCACGACCATGGCCACGGCCGTGACGAGACCCGCACGCTGAAGGCCGCGACCGTCGAGCACGCCGAGTTCCCGCACGCCCGCCAGGCCGTCCGGATCCAGCGCTGGCGCCGGGAGAAGGGCAGGAAACCCAGCCGGGAGACGGTCTACGGCATCACGGATCTGGCCTTCGAGCAGGCCTCGGCCGGGTTCCTCGCCGACGCCGCCCGCGGCCAGTGGATCATCGAGAACCGTCAGCACCACGTCCGTGACGTCACTTTCGGTGAGGACGCGAGCCGGAGCCGGACCCGCCGCGGCCCGGCCAACCTCGCGATCTTCCGCGCCACTGTCGCGCACGCGGTCCGCGCCGCGGGCCACCGCTACGTTCCGGCCGGGCGCCGGGCCTGCAAGACCGCCACCGCCGCGCTCGACCTGCACGGCTTTCCCTGA
- a CDS encoding class I SAM-dependent DNA methyltransferase gives MNGAAGDSRSIDVPATPGFKAVYRTEGIYEAVLPAHYYSGRDDGDMIAQIIEARFGAPRQALDVLELGCGTGRLTARLAPYARRLVAIDSSAAMLDTFRSRFPEAEAHEADIPLAVSRLLDDGRAGGFDLVGAFWSLSYPLGEFFEEMTGDGIQPVADQGAARREAGSLVRDMLSLVADGGHLLVLFFDSQTPEQRLVTWAWERIAPFPDGGREYTRLLLLEELRLAEDRAIGHLTHIRAAGVALADSRDAAMAWFNRLHFKDMPALVRDPEVQAEVTAFVDAHTRPSGQVVLPSGIHLIDFQVTGDPHHHLPSQR, from the coding sequence ATGAACGGCGCAGCAGGCGACAGCCGGAGCATTGACGTACCGGCCACGCCGGGATTCAAAGCCGTCTACCGCACCGAAGGAATCTACGAGGCGGTACTACCCGCGCATTACTACAGCGGTCGAGACGACGGGGACATGATCGCGCAGATCATCGAGGCGCGTTTCGGTGCGCCGCGCCAAGCGCTCGACGTGCTGGAACTCGGGTGCGGCACCGGACGGTTGACCGCCCGGCTCGCCCCGTACGCACGCAGGCTCGTGGCGATCGACTCCAGCGCCGCCATGCTCGACACCTTCCGTAGTCGTTTCCCGGAAGCGGAGGCTCACGAGGCCGACATCCCGCTCGCCGTGTCACGGCTGCTCGACGACGGCCGAGCCGGCGGGTTTGACCTGGTCGGGGCGTTCTGGTCGCTGAGCTACCCGCTGGGTGAGTTCTTCGAGGAGATGACAGGGGACGGGATCCAGCCGGTGGCTGATCAAGGAGCGGCGCGCCGGGAGGCGGGCAGCCTGGTGCGCGACATGCTGTCACTTGTCGCTGATGGCGGTCATCTCCTCGTTCTGTTCTTCGATTCGCAGACCCCGGAACAGCGGCTGGTGACCTGGGCATGGGAAAGGATCGCCCCGTTCCCCGATGGCGGACGCGAGTACACCCGCCTTCTGCTGTTGGAGGAACTGCGACTGGCTGAGGACCGCGCCATCGGCCATCTCACTCACATCCGCGCGGCCGGTGTCGCCCTCGCGGACAGCCGCGATGCGGCGATGGCATGGTTCAACCGGCTGCATTTCAAGGACATGCCAGCCCTTGTCCGTGATCCTGAAGTTCAGGCCGAGGTCACTGCCTTCGTGGACGCACACACCCGCCCGTCGGGTCAGGTCGTGCTGCCCAGCGGCATCCACCTGATTGACTTTCAGGTCACCGGTGATCCCCACCATCACCTTCCGTCACAGCGGTGA
- a CDS encoding DUF397 domain-containing protein, protein MSTTDLTNAEWRKSSYSATQTTCVEVAQVDEVVAVRDSKDPTGPVLVFTPDEWAAFLAGVRDGEFNH, encoded by the coding sequence GTGAGCACGACGGATCTGACCAACGCTGAATGGCGCAAATCGAGTTACAGCGCGACGCAGACCACCTGCGTAGAGGTAGCACAGGTTGATGAAGTCGTTGCCGTCCGTGACAGCAAAGACCCCACGGGCCCGGTTCTCGTCTTCACCCCCGACGAATGGGCGGCGTTTCTAGCCGGCGTACGAGACGGCGAATTCAACCATTAG
- a CDS encoding IS5 family transposase: MAERKPYPSDLSDEAWDLIRPVLTAWKARHPSASGHEGGYDMREIVNAVLYQARTGCQWRYLPHDLPPTSAVYYYFGQWRDDGTTETIHDLLRWLVREHHRRKADPSAVVLDSQTVRSSTNAPKGTTGLDPGKKSPGRKRGIAVDTLGLLIAVVVVAASVHDNTIGTALLDRVAAAAPPVRKAWVDAGFKTTVVEHGAGLGIDVEVVGREPGARGFTPLPKRWRVEQTLGTLMLHRRLARDYEAKPASAVAMIHWSMVEVMARRLTGAATPTWRDPPV; this comes from the coding sequence ATGGCAGAACGCAAGCCGTACCCCAGTGACCTGTCCGATGAGGCGTGGGACCTGATCCGCCCGGTCCTCACCGCGTGGAAGGCCCGGCATCCCTCGGCTAGCGGGCACGAGGGTGGCTACGACATGCGGGAGATCGTGAACGCGGTCCTCTACCAGGCCCGGACCGGCTGCCAGTGGCGCTACCTGCCCCACGACCTGCCCCCGACGTCCGCGGTGTACTACTACTTCGGCCAGTGGCGCGACGACGGCACCACCGAGACGATCCACGACCTGCTGCGCTGGCTGGTCCGTGAGCACCACCGCAGGAAAGCCGACCCGAGCGCGGTCGTGCTGGACTCCCAGACCGTCCGGTCCTCCACCAACGCCCCGAAGGGCACGACCGGCCTGGACCCGGGAAAGAAAAGCCCGGGCCGTAAACGCGGGATCGCCGTCGACACGTTGGGACTGCTCATCGCCGTGGTCGTGGTCGCGGCCAGCGTGCACGACAACACCATCGGCACCGCCCTGCTGGACCGGGTCGCCGCCGCCGCCCCGCCGGTGCGCAAGGCGTGGGTGGACGCCGGGTTCAAGACCACCGTCGTCGAGCACGGCGCCGGTCTGGGCATCGATGTCGAGGTCGTCGGACGCGAGCCGGGAGCGCGGGGGTTCACCCCGCTCCCGAAGCGGTGGCGGGTTGAGCAGACCCTGGGCACGTTGATGCTGCACCGGCGGCTGGCCCGGGACTACGAGGCGAAACCGGCCAGCGCGGTAGCGATGATCCACTGGTCGATGGTGGAGGTGATGGCCCGCCGGCTGACCGGGGCGGCCACCCCGACCTGGCGTGACCCGCCGGTCTGA
- a CDS encoding replication-relaxation family protein — MITNPPQQRHLGRRTYARPATRTATGYDHLLGLARHLTARDRWITRMIHEHRVLTTHQIAQLGWTSRRAANIRLLELYRWRVLDRFQPLAVSGLAPMHYVLDVAGAAVLAYEDGVDPKKTGYQHDRAKGIAHSLHLAHRVAVNEVFTSLVYHARQPDTAGTLTAWWSQERCAEHFGDIVRPDAYGRWTERGAEVEWFLELDYGTEAMRRLAAKLLDYQQLATATRITTPVLFWFPTSRRETAARQALTRALGDLDRPALVPVATTAADLTAPDDHLDPTLVRWLPLTPAPAGPGRFALHQLDQLWPDRSAPAPKTEDADVPDKPGRLRPPQPMPPTGLHGQHTAA; from the coding sequence GTGATCACGAATCCTCCGCAGCAACGCCATCTCGGCCGCCGTACCTACGCCCGACCTGCCACCCGCACCGCCACCGGATACGACCACCTGCTCGGGTTGGCCCGCCACCTCACTGCCCGGGACCGGTGGATCACCCGCATGATCCATGAGCATCGGGTCCTGACCACCCACCAGATCGCCCAGCTCGGCTGGACGTCGCGCCGCGCGGCGAACATTCGGCTGCTGGAGCTGTACCGCTGGCGCGTCCTGGACCGTTTCCAGCCACTGGCCGTGAGTGGCCTGGCGCCCATGCACTACGTCCTCGACGTCGCCGGCGCGGCCGTGCTCGCCTACGAGGATGGCGTGGACCCGAAGAAGACCGGCTACCAGCACGACCGGGCGAAAGGCATCGCCCATTCCCTGCACCTGGCCCACCGGGTCGCGGTCAACGAGGTGTTCACCAGCCTCGTGTACCACGCCCGCCAACCCGACACCGCCGGCACACTGACCGCCTGGTGGTCGCAGGAACGCTGCGCCGAGCACTTCGGCGACATCGTCCGTCCCGACGCCTACGGCCGCTGGACCGAACGCGGCGCCGAGGTCGAATGGTTCCTCGAACTCGACTACGGCACCGAAGCGATGCGCCGCCTCGCGGCGAAGCTCCTCGACTACCAGCAGCTCGCGACCGCAACACGGATCACGACCCCGGTCCTGTTCTGGTTTCCCACCAGCCGCCGTGAGACCGCGGCCCGCCAGGCTCTGACCCGCGCCCTGGGTGACCTTGACCGGCCCGCGCTGGTGCCTGTCGCGACGACCGCGGCCGACCTCACCGCACCGGACGACCACCTGGACCCCACCCTCGTCCGCTGGCTTCCCCTGACCCCGGCCCCGGCCGGTCCCGGCCGTTTCGCGCTGCACCAGCTCGACCAGCTCTGGCCCGACCGTTCCGCCCCCGCCCCCAAGACTGAGGACGCCGATGTCCCGGACAAGCCGGGACGGCTGCGCCCACCCCAGCCCATGCCCCCGACCGGCCTGCACGGGCAGCACACCGCCGCCTGA
- a CDS encoding pyridoxal phosphate-dependent decarboxylase family protein encodes MPEPWLPLCKNEASPRFLGFGDTGDDVAALAGGVLALFTQQNLINQSFDSPSATFIEITVLRWLRELLGFTNPPVQDVMTVWDVGGVIAHGGTMSNTVAMMLAREHAAPGTMECGVTDPGRFAIVVPRGIGHYSVKSALAWIGAGSQLIEVDTAGFRYDLAKLERALAENQGRVMAVVAYAGDSRTQTIENLQGVHDVTRAADERIWLHADACWGLLCAFSDHLRHKIAGISGFDSVTVDPHKVMAVPHALSALLVRTPASLRTIASYSDLIMQEDFAFGQVTPFVGTKGWLSLKLWMLMRTHGRTGLAAMAEKRVANAQRFAALVDACPRTIRLHEPDLLAVAFLYLPVSYANATDHVSAIELVNHANRWIHERMLAEGIWHLHQFSIRDDAGILRKGATVYPLRFMAANPHIEAEHMTGVLDHAVALGQAWEASEHAEDRA; translated from the coding sequence GTGCCGGAGCCCTGGCTGCCTCTGTGCAAGAACGAGGCGAGTCCACGCTTCCTGGGCTTCGGGGATACAGGCGACGACGTTGCCGCGCTCGCGGGCGGCGTGCTCGCGCTGTTCACCCAGCAGAACCTGATCAACCAGAGCTTCGACTCGCCGAGCGCCACCTTCATCGAGATCACCGTCTTGCGGTGGCTGCGCGAGTTGCTCGGCTTCACCAACCCTCCCGTGCAGGATGTGATGACGGTGTGGGATGTCGGTGGTGTCATCGCCCATGGCGGGACGATGAGCAACACGGTCGCGATGATGCTGGCCCGAGAGCACGCGGCGCCTGGCACGATGGAATGTGGTGTGACCGACCCCGGCAGATTCGCGATCGTCGTTCCCCGTGGTATCGGTCATTACAGTGTGAAGAGCGCGCTGGCGTGGATTGGCGCTGGTAGCCAGTTGATCGAGGTCGACACTGCGGGTTTCCGCTACGACCTGGCGAAATTGGAACGGGCTCTTGCGGAGAACCAGGGCCGAGTGATGGCTGTGGTGGCCTACGCCGGCGACAGTCGCACTCAGACGATCGAGAACCTCCAAGGCGTGCACGATGTCACCCGCGCGGCCGACGAACGGATCTGGCTGCACGCAGATGCCTGCTGGGGGCTGCTCTGCGCATTCAGCGATCACCTCCGTCACAAGATTGCTGGAATTTCCGGGTTTGACAGCGTGACGGTGGACCCGCACAAGGTCATGGCCGTGCCCCATGCGCTGTCCGCGTTGCTGGTGCGCACGCCAGCAAGCCTGCGAACGATCGCCAGCTACTCGGATCTGATCATGCAGGAGGATTTCGCGTTCGGGCAGGTGACGCCGTTTGTCGGTACCAAGGGTTGGCTGTCGTTGAAGTTGTGGATGCTGATGCGCACGCACGGCAGAACAGGGCTCGCGGCGATGGCTGAGAAGCGGGTTGCGAACGCGCAGCGGTTCGCCGCGCTGGTCGATGCCTGTCCGCGGACGATTCGACTGCATGAGCCGGACCTGCTCGCGGTCGCGTTCCTCTACCTACCGGTCAGCTATGCCAACGCTACCGATCATGTCTCCGCCATCGAGCTGGTCAACCATGCCAACCGATGGATCCACGAGCGGATGCTGGCCGAAGGTATCTGGCATCTGCATCAGTTCAGCATCCGCGACGACGCGGGGATCCTACGCAAGGGCGCCACCGTCTATCCGCTGCGATTCATGGCAGCCAACCCCCATATCGAGGCCGAGCATATGACCGGTGTCCTTGACCACGCCGTCGCGCTGGGACAGGCGTGGGAAGCCAGCGAGCACGCTGAGGACCGGGCATGA
- a CDS encoding ATP-binding protein, producing the protein MTAADQPAVIRVAVAHFPPTAAAVPEVRARTTATLLGWSVDTDTVGTVELVVGEITSNAVKVSRPQDVLAVRLTATRGQVVVEVWDSSNVGPEMKSPDVFSEDGRGLVLVDALCSSWSWYRVKSGGKVVWGEVPGGLRPETAGAGVALPARAPLAVPEPAAPVVYRTDPQTLRRVADALRGLDPWHWPPPSQRAPEAVTGVARRPAT; encoded by the coding sequence ATGACAGCGGCCGACCAGCCGGCGGTGATCCGGGTGGCGGTGGCGCATTTCCCTCCGACAGCCGCCGCTGTGCCCGAGGTGCGCGCGAGGACCACTGCCACGCTGCTGGGCTGGTCAGTGGACACCGACACTGTGGGCACCGTCGAACTCGTTGTGGGGGAGATCACGTCCAACGCGGTGAAGGTGAGCCGTCCGCAGGACGTGCTGGCCGTGCGGCTCACGGCCACGCGCGGGCAGGTCGTGGTGGAGGTGTGGGACAGCAGCAACGTCGGCCCCGAGATGAAGAGTCCGGACGTGTTCAGCGAGGACGGGCGTGGCCTGGTTCTGGTGGATGCGCTGTGCAGCTCATGGTCCTGGTACCGGGTCAAATCGGGTGGAAAGGTCGTATGGGGGGAGGTTCCGGGCGGGTTGCGGCCGGAGACAGCAGGTGCTGGCGTGGCGCTGCCGGCGCGGGCGCCGTTGGCGGTGCCGGAGCCTGCGGCCCCGGTCGTCTACCGCACCGATCCGCAGACGTTGCGGCGGGTCGCGGACGCGCTGCGTGGACTGGACCCGTGGCACTGGCCCCCGCCCAGCCAGCGCGCGCCCGAGGCCGTGACCGGCGTGGCCCGCCGCCCGGCGACGTGA
- a CDS encoding ISAs1 family transposase has translation MPVTPTDLGQAGSGQLVRMRRSLRVLGAHGGEVQGLADVLAGVPDPRDPRGIRHRLPVILGLSAAAVAAGEKSVEEIAAWAAHAPTQVLTALGARVHPVTGQPQAPSVDTMIRVLSAVDSSALARAVGMFAAARARQARGGGRRVVAVDGKTLRGAAGPEGRAPHLLAVAEHGTGVVLAEHEVGAKTNEVTAFAPLLRELHSHDPLDGVVVTADALHTTRAHADLIVTELGAHFVFTVKANTPALSVDCHQATDWTKIPIGHSAEGRAHGRFERRTIQLAQASEAIRARYPHARTVARIRRHVRRTVTTGTGRARVTRTIPSTVTVHVLTSLTLDAVTPADLAGYARGHWTIENKVHWVRDVTFREDASRVRTGPLPRIMTTLRNLIIGLIRLAGHNRIAPTIRRIRHDNALLLAILTLDNPADLHQ, from the coding sequence ATGCCCGTCACTCCCACCGATCTCGGACAGGCCGGGTCGGGGCAGCTGGTCCGGATGCGGCGGTCGCTGCGGGTCCTGGGGGCGCACGGCGGTGAGGTGCAGGGGCTCGCCGACGTACTCGCCGGGGTGCCTGACCCGCGGGACCCGCGAGGGATACGTCACCGGCTCCCGGTGATCCTGGGACTGTCCGCCGCAGCGGTCGCCGCGGGGGAGAAGTCGGTGGAGGAGATCGCGGCCTGGGCTGCGCACGCCCCGACGCAGGTCCTGACCGCTCTCGGGGCGCGGGTCCATCCGGTGACCGGGCAGCCGCAGGCACCGTCGGTGGACACGATGATCCGGGTCCTGTCCGCGGTGGACAGCTCGGCGCTGGCGAGGGCGGTCGGGATGTTCGCCGCGGCCCGCGCCCGCCAGGCCCGTGGTGGTGGGCGGCGGGTGGTCGCGGTCGACGGGAAGACCCTGCGTGGCGCGGCTGGGCCTGAGGGGCGGGCACCGCACCTGCTCGCGGTCGCCGAACACGGCACGGGTGTGGTGCTCGCCGAGCATGAGGTCGGCGCGAAGACGAACGAGGTCACCGCGTTCGCACCGCTGCTCCGCGAACTGCATTCCCATGATCCGCTGGATGGGGTGGTGGTGACCGCTGATGCGTTGCACACGACCCGCGCCCACGCCGACCTGATCGTCACCGAGCTGGGAGCGCACTTCGTGTTCACGGTGAAGGCGAACACCCCGGCGTTGTCGGTCGACTGCCACCAGGCGACCGACTGGACGAAGATCCCGATCGGGCACAGCGCCGAGGGCAGGGCCCATGGACGGTTCGAACGACGCACCATCCAGCTGGCCCAGGCCAGCGAGGCGATCCGTGCCCGCTATCCCCATGCCCGCACCGTGGCGCGGATCCGCCGTCATGTCCGGCGGACCGTGACCACCGGCACGGGCCGGGCCCGGGTCACCCGGACGATCCCGAGCACTGTCACGGTCCACGTCCTGACGAGCCTCACCCTCGACGCGGTCACACCCGCTGATCTCGCGGGCTACGCCCGAGGGCATTGGACGATCGAGAACAAGGTCCACTGGGTGCGCGATGTGACGTTCCGTGAGGATGCCTCGCGGGTTCGGACCGGCCCACTGCCCCGCATCATGACCACACTCCGTAACCTGATCATCGGGCTGATTCGCCTCGCTGGCCATAACCGCATCGCCCCGACCATCCGCAGAATCCGACACGACAACGCCCTGCTCCTGGCCATCCTCACTCTCGACAACCCCGCTGACCTGCATCAATGA